The DNA window TTaagtgatggagagagaacgaTGAGGGGGTGTGGTGCGGGGTGGGGGACTCTAGAATTCTATATGGCAGGACGAAATGCGAAGTTTTATCCCATTTCACTGGCATGCTCGAACTAAATGCATAACACTTTTCAGCAGAGCAAGGGACACGTATGTGGACGGAATTGGAAGGAAACCCTTGCGTTAACATCTAAGGAAATTATCTCACGGTCTTTTCTCCCGGAGAGTGTATTTTCTACCAGCATGAGTGCAGAGTGCACGAGCTACTACAGCGCAGATAATGTGTTTGTGAATGGTTCTTCTTGTCCTAAAGCGGAGGGCGATGCGCGCGCGGCGTTCTGCTGCGGATTTAACGATATCAAGTATTGCTGTGATGATCCCAACAGCTTTTTCCCTTACGAGTATGGATACATGTGGTGGCTCAGGTATGTACGGGATCTTTCCAAGCCTCTGATGGTGGGCTTCGCCCCTATCTTTTTGGATTCTCAAGAAACTACAACATGAGTGTAAACTATGATATTAAGAATCCCGTTGTCTTTTGCACATATTTTTGGGGCGATATCAAGCAACTACAAGATGAGAAAGCATGTTTATACTCCACTCCAATGCGCACACATAATAATATAATTGTACTGCGGTGGGCTAAACCAGGGACACAGATTAATTCTTAGTCTTAACCAGTTTacgtttgcatcccaatattacacgtCATTTACATGAAATATAGCAAAACTGTTGACATAGATTTTGTTTAATTATTTTTAAATAAGATTTATTGTGAAATGACGAAAATATGAATAATGATCCACCCAtggtcattgactgcaggaaaaggCTACTACACTAGAACAAAGGTCATTTTTAGGCGACTGATAACAGATGTATAGTATATTCAAATTTCAATGGACTTTTGGGTTTGCAGAAGTTTTTGGTGGTCTATACATAGGCTACTTATTGTATCCCGCTCTGATCCGTGTACGGCATTGGAATGAAACCCTTTGCGATAAATACCTCAATTAAAACGAAATGTGAAAATATCAATAGAAAACGTTGAAATCATGGGAAACTGATTTGAGCTTTGAGATTTCATCATAATATGAATCATCTAATGAGAGAATGACCTTATCAATTTCTGATAAGCAATCTAAACATTCTATTTCATTTCATTTTGGTCTGAATCATACCTCCATAGAAACTCAAGTTTTTCAAGTGTCTTCTATTGAagtagccctggtcaaaagtactgcactataaaagagagggtgccatttaggacacaacCTGTGTTGCTATGATTGTGGCCCCTGGCTGTTTGTTATTCCTGAGATGAGTCATTCCATTGGGATAATGGGATATCTTCTTATAATGGGATAGGTCCTTGC is part of the Oncorhynchus keta strain PuntledgeMale-10-30-2019 chromosome 15, Oket_V2, whole genome shotgun sequence genome and encodes:
- the LOC118394959 gene encoding protein shisa-like-2A; this translates as MHNTFQQSKGHVCGRNWKETLALTSKEIISRSFLPESVFSTSMSAECTSYYSADNVFVNGSSCPKAEGDARAAFCCGFNDIKYCCDDPNSFFPYEYGYMWWLSVGALIGLSIAAVVLLAFLITVFVLCYLFISTKPSRLDSGLPLRAPVSIPGLDPSEYPSPSSPSHRRPGLQDALPQQEVGL